Proteins encoded within one genomic window of Balneolaceae bacterium:
- a CDS encoding carbohydrate-binding family 9-like protein: MLIISFLIFLAVFNTSTLVGQALSTLQVQKTDDFSVTGDGSSQNWSKTNWIELTQRTNHENDSKRKTFVKVLYSDTGIYFLFRCDDDLISASITSHFEEIWREDVVEVFLWPNESEEVYFEYELSPLNYELPILVSKTNAGQSHWIPFEYTYSGGDTRKAIHKTSATGGKLASGEQIDEWRAEFFIPFELLIPLKNRIPKSGTIWRVNMYRVDYDYNSTSWTWQPVTTNFHDIYNYGTFMFE; the protein is encoded by the coding sequence ATGCTGATTATTTCTTTTTTAATTTTTTTAGCAGTATTCAATACCTCTACCTTGGTTGGACAGGCACTTTCTACCCTACAGGTTCAGAAGACTGATGACTTTTCAGTAACTGGAGATGGATCATCCCAAAACTGGTCCAAAACGAATTGGATTGAACTAACACAGCGGACAAACCACGAGAATGACAGCAAAAGGAAAACATTCGTTAAGGTTCTTTATTCAGACACTGGAATTTACTTTCTATTTCGATGTGATGATGACCTGATTTCTGCATCAATTACCTCTCATTTTGAGGAGATATGGAGAGAAGATGTTGTGGAAGTTTTTCTTTGGCCAAATGAGAGTGAAGAAGTGTACTTTGAGTATGAATTATCACCTTTAAACTATGAATTGCCCATTCTTGTATCCAAAACTAACGCTGGGCAATCTCACTGGATACCATTTGAATACACCTATAGTGGTGGTGACACCAGAAAAGCAATTCACAAAACATCTGCCACTGGCGGGAAACTTGCGAGCGGTGAGCAAATTGATGAGTGGAGAGCAGAATTTTTTATCCCTTTTGAATTACTTATCCCATTGAAAAACAGAATTCCGAAATCCGGAACAATCTGGCGGGTTAACATGTATCGTGTAGATTATGATTACAATTCTACCAGTTGGACGTGGCAACCTGTAACTACAAACTTCCATGATATATACAATTATGGAACATTCATGTTCGAATAG